The sequence GCACCTGGGCGATCATCTGGTCCGCCCCGGCGAAGATCGAGGTGTCTTCGTGGACCTGCGCCACCTCCACGCCCTGCACGAGCGGCTCCGGGGGCAGCAAGGACTGGGTGCCGGCCCCTTCCGCGGGCTCGGCCACCCAGAGGTCCACCCGCGAACCCGGGCCGATCGTGTCGGCGAGCGCGGCATCCAGGGCCACGGTCACCGTGCGCACCTGCACGGCATCGGCCGAGCCGAGCGCGGTCAGCGGCACCATCTCCCCCTCCCCCACAGTGCGCAGCACCACGAAGTCCTGGTCCAGCCCGACCTCCGGGGTCAGGTACATGTCCGCCACCTCCGGCACGCTGACCTGGGTGGCGATCACATCCTCCTCGGTGAGCTCCTCACCCGGCGCGAGCACGCTCGCCGCGGTGAGCACGGTGACCGTGTGGTCCGCTCGGGCGATCGTCCACGACCCCAGTGCCACGGAACCGGCCACCAGCAGCACCCCTACGCCAAGCCGCGGGTCCCGCCAGCTCGGACGACGTATCCGTGACATCACCGGCTCAGTCATGCGCCCCTCCACCCTCGGCTCGCTGCGCGTGGGTTCATGCTGCCAAACCCTGGGCCGTCATGTGCCGGATTGGGGGGTTTTCCACAGGCGCTGAGTCGCTACCCATTCGGCCAGGAGTGGTGGGACACTAGAGCCATGGAGCAACGCTTCCTGTCTCTCGCCGATGTGACCGAGATCCTCTCGATCAGTATGTCGCAGGCTCGCGCACTGGTGCGCAGCGGCGAGCTTCGTGCGATCCAGGTGGGGGGCAAGGGCACCTGGAGGGTGGAGAACAGCGAGCTGGAGGACTACATCCAGCGCCAGTACGCCAAGTCCGCTGCACGGTTGCAGGTCGACGGCAGCTCTCTCGACTCGATGGACTGATCGGGGACCGGTCAGAACGAGTCGACGCTCAGCAGCGCTCGCCATGGGACGGTGAGCACCCCGGCATCGCCGGCGAGGTCGAGGTGATCGGCCCCCACCCGCAGGATCTGGCCACGGTGGTCACCGGTAGCGGTGCAGACCAGCGCCGGAAGCCGCTGTTCGGCCAGTGCGCGCAGCGCATGTCCCAGTCCGATGCGGGCCTCGACCGGCCCCGGTTCGGGTGCGCTGCCGTGCAGCGGCCACGCGAGCACGACGGCGGTCAGTGGCACGAGGGAGCGTCGGTCACCTTCCGCGAGCAGTACCCAGGCGCGAGTGGCATCGCGCACTGAGCCGGATCGAGTGCTGCCGTCCTGCAACCGGACGGTCAGCGGCTGCCCACGTCGGGCGCGGCAGCGGTCGGCGAACGTGGTCCCGGCGACCTCGGCCGCCACCAGGGCACTGAGCTGCGCCTGGCTCTCTTCCCGCTCGGCGGCGACGAACTCGGCCGCCAGCTCGGCGAAGACGTCATCCCAGCGCATGACTTCACCCTAGGGCGCTCGCCCGGCCTGACGAGGCGGTCCGTCCACAACCGTCACCGAAACGGTAGACAGCAGCACCAGCGAAGAGTACACATAGTGCTACTCAATATGATGAACCGACACGAACTGAAATGAAGATGATCACAGTGGCACACGGTAGGACTCGGTGGGTTGCGGTGCGCGGGGCAGGTCTCGGGCTGCTGACCACCGCCGGGACTGCGATCCTGGCCGCGCTTCTCGGCGGCTTCACCATCGAGGCTGTGCACACCCTGAGTGGTCCAGCCACCGGCCTGGGCTCGGCTACCACCCTCGAGGCGTTCCTCGCCGCGGTAGTCACCGGCACGGGAGCGCTCATCGCCGGCTGGTACGCACTCAGCGGGTCGGTCGCTACCTGCTGCACCATGGCGCGGGCCGTCGGCGGAGTCTGGCGGGCCGGTGAGCTGCTGCTGCGGCGGCGCGGCGCGCCCGGAGTGGCACGCCTGGTCGGGGCCGGAACGGGGGCCGTGCTCACCGCGAGCCTGGTCCTGGCGCCCGCCCAGGCCGAGCCACCGGAACCGGCGCCGGAACCCGCCGTCGCCGAAGACCTCACCTGGGCCGCGGCGGCGGACGGGCCGAACCAGAGTGAGTCTGATGCCGCCAGGGAACCCACCTCCACCGCTTCCGCTGAAGCGCCCAACTCCTCCACCGCTTCCGCTGAAGCGCCACCCGCCGAGGACTCGCCCGCATCGTCCTCCCGGAACGCCGGTGCCCGGCCCTCGGAAGCCACCGGTGACGACTACGTGGTCCAGGACGGCGACAGCCTCTGGGCGATCGCCGCGGCCCACCTGGACCCCGACGCCTCCGCCGACCGGATCGCCGCAGCATGGCCCAGCTGGTACGAGACCAACCGCGCGGCGATCGGCGCCGACCCCGACCTCATCCTGCCCGGCACCGTCCTGCACGCACCTGACTGACCCGGTCTGCACCGTCCGGTGCACACACCGTCCCGCACCAACCCCGCAGCAAAGGAGCTCCGATGTCCGTTCTGACCGCCCCCGCCGTACCCGTACCGCTGGCCCCCGCTCCGCCCGACCTCGGGCCGGACTGGGATCCGGTCGCATTCTCCGTCACCGCCGGTTCCTGCCACCGAGACGACCAGGACCTGACGTCGCGACCCCAGCTGGTGTGGTCGAACGGGCGCCGACGAGAGCTACCCGACCCGCAGACCTGGGCCGGCACCGTGGCCCGGGCTTGCGTCGAAGCGCTCCGCGGCATTCGCCCGGCCGCTCAGCTACACCGCTGGCTGGACCCGGAGGTGTTCACCGCGCTGCACCGGCGCGCTGCCCTGGCCGCGCGGGTCCGCCGCCATCCACTGCGCCGGCGCGTCGTCCGGATCCGGCGAGTGCGGCCGTGCCGGGTGGCGCCGGGGGTGTGGGAAGCCGCTGTGGTCCTGGTCGACGGAAGCAGGGTGCGCGCGGCCGCGGTGCGGATCGAGGAGCACCGCGGGCACTGGCGCGCCACCGCCATGCAGATCGCCTGACCGCAAGGGTGGGGTGCTCGGGCACTCCGTTGCCCATCAGCGGTCGGCCTGCGCGTCTGCGGTGAGGAGAGCAGCGTGGCCTGACCAGCTGCCTGGGCCGTGGGCCGTCAGCGCCGCTTCTGGGCCGTCAGCGCTGCTTCTTGGCCGCCTTCGCCGCGCGGCGGCGGGCCTCCCGGTTCGCGCCGCCGCCCGCAGGCGCCGCGGTATCGGTCGCCTGCTGGCTCGAGCCACCCGCCGGCGCGCTGCTGCGCACCGTGTTGCCGGAATCGCCGTCCACGCTCGGCGCGGAGTAGCGCAGGGTGGTGGCCCGGTCCGGCTCACCTAGGCCGAGCGGATCCTCCGCCTTCTGGGCCGGCTGCGGGATCGACTTCTTCCCGGCGCGACGGCCACCGTCACGGGCAGCGGAGTCCTTGTTGCCGCCTTGCGGGGCACCCTCCTTCTCGGCGCCCTGCCCGCCACCGGCGGTCCGGGTGCCCGAGACAGCCGCCTTGGCCGCGGTACTCGCCGCTGAGGCCGCGGTCAGCGCCCCGTCGGCGCCTTGCCCGGCCTCGATCGTCGCCCCGGACTCCTCGTCCTGCTCGCCCGGCTTCTTCACCTCGAGGTTGAACAGGTAGCCGACCACCTCGTCCTTGATCGACTCGTTCATTGCCTGGAAGAGGTGGTAGCCCTCGCGCTGGTACTCCACCAGCGGATCGCGCTGGGCCATCGCCCGCAGGCCGATGCCCTCCTTGAGGTAGTCCATCTCGTAGAGGTGCTCCCGCCACTTGCGGTCCAGCACGGAGAGCACCACCCGGCGCTCGAGCTGACGCATCGTGTCCGAACCGAGCTCGTCCTCGCGCTTCTCGTAGGCCACCTTCGCATCGGCCACGAGCTCATCGTTGAGCTGCTCAGCGGTGAGGCGGGTGCGGTGCCCCACCTCCTCGAGCACGTCCTCCTCGCTGATCGAAACCGGGAAGACGGTCCGCAGATCGGTCCAGAGCTGCTCCAGGTCCCACTCCTCTGGATGCGGGTCAGTCGTGGCCTCCTCGACCATGCCGTTCACCACATCGACGATGAAGGTGGACACCTGGTCCTGCAGGTCTTCACCCTCGAGCAGCTCGTGCCGGGTCTCATAGACCACCTCACGCTGGCGGGAGAGCACATCGTCGTACTTGAGCACGTTCTTACGAATCTCCAGGTTCCGCCGCTCGACCTGGCCCTGGGCGCTCTCGATCCCGCGGGAGATCATCTTGAACTCCAGCGGCTGGTCGTCCGGGAAGGAACCGCTCATGAACCGCTCGGCAAGCCCGGTGTTGAACAGACGCATCAGGTCGTCCTCGAGGGACAGGTAGAACCGCGACTCCCCCGGGTCGCCCTGACGGCCGGACCGCCCGCGGAGCTGGTTGTCGATCCGGCGGGACTCGTGCCGCTCCGTGCCCAGCACGTACAGTCCACCGAGCTCGGTGACCTCGTCGTGTTCGGCTGACACCGACTCCTGGGCCTCGGCCAGTGCCTCCGGCCAGGCCTCCTCGTACTCCTCCGGCGATTCGTTCGGGTCCAAGCCCTTCTTCTCCAGGGCGGCGATCGCCAGGTGCTCGGCGTTACCACCGAGCATGATGTCGGTACCACGGCCGGCCATGTTGGTGGCCACGGTGACTGCGCCCTTGCGGCCGGCCATCGCCACGATCGAGGCTTCCCGGTCGTGCTGCTTGGCGTTCAGCACCTCGTGCGGCACCCGCTTCTTCTTCAGCATCTTGGAGAGCTTCTCGGACTTCTCCACGCTGGTGGTGCCCACCAGGACCGGCTGACCCTTGGCGTGCCGCTCGACGATGTCCTCGACCACGGACTCGAACTTGCCGTCCTCGTTCTTGTAGACGATGTCGATCTGGTCCTTGCGCGCCAGCGGCCGGTTCGGCGGAATCGGCACCACACCCACCTCGTAGGTGCTCTGGAACTCCGCCGCCTCGGTCATCGCGGTACCGGTCATCCCGGACAACTTGTCGTAGCGGCGGAAGTAGTTCTGCAGCGTGATCGTGGCCAGAG is a genomic window of Ruania zhangjianzhongii containing:
- a CDS encoding helix-turn-helix domain-containing protein; amino-acid sequence: MEQRFLSLADVTEILSISMSQARALVRSGELRAIQVGGKGTWRVENSELEDYIQRQYAKSAARLQVDGSSLDSMD
- the secA gene encoding preprotein translocase subunit SecA, which codes for MPSILDKILRLGEGKILKRLQGIAEQVNALEDSVSDLTDDELREETDRFRERVADGESLDALMPEAFAVVREAAQRTLGQRHFDVQIQGGAALHLGNIAEMKTGEGKTLVATLPAYLNALSGKGVHVVTVNDYLAQYQSELMGRVFRFLGMTTGVILSGQKPDQRREMYAADITYGTNNEFGFDFLRDNMAWATSELVQRGHNMAIVDEVDSILIDEARTPLIISGPASGDVNKWYVEFARLVRRLHNETDYEFDEKKKTVGILEPGIEKVEDYLGIENLYESLNTPLIGFLNNAVKAKELFARDKDYVVLEGELLIVDQHTGRILPGRRYNEGMHQALEAKEGVRIKAENQTLATITLQNYFRRYDKLSGMTGTAMTEAAEFQSTYEVGVVPIPPNRPLARKDQIDIVYKNEDGKFESVVEDIVERHAKGQPVLVGTTSVEKSEKLSKMLKKKRVPHEVLNAKQHDREASIVAMAGRKGAVTVATNMAGRGTDIMLGGNAEHLAIAALEKKGLDPNESPEEYEEAWPEALAEAQESVSAEHDEVTELGGLYVLGTERHESRRIDNQLRGRSGRQGDPGESRFYLSLEDDLMRLFNTGLAERFMSGSFPDDQPLEFKMISRGIESAQGQVERRNLEIRKNVLKYDDVLSRQREVVYETRHELLEGEDLQDQVSTFIVDVVNGMVEEATTDPHPEEWDLEQLWTDLRTVFPVSISEEDVLEEVGHRTRLTAEQLNDELVADAKVAYEKREDELGSDTMRQLERRVVLSVLDRKWREHLYEMDYLKEGIGLRAMAQRDPLVEYQREGYHLFQAMNESIKDEVVGYLFNLEVKKPGEQDEESGATIEAGQGADGALTAASAASTAAKAAVSGTRTAGGGQGAEKEGAPQGGNKDSAARDGGRRAGKKSIPQPAQKAEDPLGLGEPDRATTLRYSAPSVDGDSGNTVRSSAPAGGSSQQATDTAAPAGGGANREARRRAAKAAKKQR
- a CDS encoding Rv3235 family protein, whose amino-acid sequence is MSVLTAPAVPVPLAPAPPDLGPDWDPVAFSVTAGSCHRDDQDLTSRPQLVWSNGRRRELPDPQTWAGTVARACVEALRGIRPAAQLHRWLDPEVFTALHRRAALAARVRRHPLRRRVVRIRRVRPCRVAPGVWEAAVVLVDGSRVRAAAVRIEEHRGHWRATAMQIA
- a CDS encoding LysM peptidoglycan-binding domain-containing protein; the protein is MRGAGLGLLTTAGTAILAALLGGFTIEAVHTLSGPATGLGSATTLEAFLAAVVTGTGALIAGWYALSGSVATCCTMARAVGGVWRAGELLLRRRGAPGVARLVGAGTGAVLTASLVLAPAQAEPPEPAPEPAVAEDLTWAAAADGPNQSESDAAREPTSTASAEAPNSSTASAEAPPAEDSPASSSRNAGARPSEATGDDYVVQDGDSLWAIAAAHLDPDASADRIAAAWPSWYETNRAAIGADPDLILPGTVLHAPD